From one Drosophila subpulchrella strain 33 F10 #4 breed RU33 chromosome 3L, RU_Dsub_v1.1 Primary Assembly, whole genome shotgun sequence genomic stretch:
- the LOC119552832 gene encoding bax inhibitor 1 produces the protein MADTASHIHDRFQTFMNGLGDRYEPYVREHLSKVYMVLGSTAAATAMGALLQMRDFLDLGVLAAVATLILVLGLHFYKDDGKNYYTRLSMLYAFGFCSGQTLGPLLGYICSINPAIILSALTGTFVTFISLSLAALLAEQGKYLYLGGMLVSVINTMALLSLFNMVFKSYFVQVTQLYVGVFVMAAFIVYDTQNIVEKCRNGNRDVVQHALDLFFDVLSMFRRLLIILTQKEERKQNERRKRN, from the exons ATGGCAGATACTGCGAGTCACATCCACGACCGTTTCCAGACGTTTATGAACGGCCTCGGGGACCGTTA TGAGCCCTATGTGCGCGAGCACCTGTCCAAGGTATACATGGTCCTGGGCAGCACTGCCGCCGCCACGGCCATGGGAGCCCTGCTCCAGATGCGCGACTTCCTCGATCTCGGAGTCCTGGCGGCGGTGGCCACTCTGATCCTGGTCCTGGGCCTGCACTTCTACAAGGATGACGGCAAGAACTACTACACACGATTGAGCATGCTCTATGCCTTTGGCTTCTGCTCAGGACAGACTCTGGGACCGCTCCTCGGCTACATATGCAGCATCAATCCGGCCATCATCCTGTCGGCTCTCACCGGCACCTTCGTCACCTTCATCTCGCTTTCCCTGGCCGCTCTGCTGGCCGAGCAGGGCAAGTACCTATATCTCGGCGGTATGCTGGTCAGCGTCATAAACACCATGGCTCTCCTGAGTCTCTTCAACATGGTCTTCAAGTCCTATTTTGTCCAAGTG ACTCAACTCTACGTCGGTGTTTTCGTGATGGCTGCCTTCATCGTGTACGACACGCAGAACATAGTGGAGAAGTGCCGGAATGGAAACCGGGATGTGGTGCAACACGCTCTAGATCTGTTCTTCGATGTGCTCAGCATGTTCCGCCGTTTGCTGATCATCCTGACGCAAAAG GAGGAGCGAAAACAGAACGAACGTCGCAAGAGAAACTAA
- the LOC119553721 gene encoding cleavage and polyadenylation specificity factor subunit 6 isoform X1: protein MADVVLDLYAEDLDKDFAGQAQDEFGGDGVDLYDDIGGPTEAAASGGGGGGTPSADGAAGPGSGESGERISGGPNGVYHQSGGSLTPTMNRRYQLYVGNLTWWTTDQDIANSLRDIGVNDLQEVKFFENRANGQSKGFSVISLGSESSLRAVLDQLPKKEMHGQAPVVTYPSKQALTQFESLQKTRPVPPPQQNGPPRGPAPPSMGGGPMPSGHPGGPQGGGPPGHPPRGMNSIMQPGQYRPQHMSQVPQVGGPNSGPPRMQPPMHPQGGLMGNQQPPPRYPSAQGQWPGQRPGGPRPGPPNGPPQRPMFQGGPMGMPVRGPPGPDWRRPPMHGGFPPQGPPRGLPPAPGPGGPHGAPAPHVNPAFFNQPGGPAQHPGMGGPPHGAPGPQPGMNMPPQQGMNMPPQHGPPPQFAQHGPRGPWPPPQGKPPGPFPDPQQMGPQLTEVEFEEVMSRNRTVSSSAIARAVSDAAAGEYSSAIETLVTAISLIKQSKVAHDERCKILISSLQDTLHGIEAKSYNRRERSRSRERSHRSRQRRERSTSRYRERSRERERDRDRERERDGGSYRERSRSRERERQAPDHYRDDSRSVRPRKSPEPVVAEAAEAPSSKRYYEDRERYRSSDRERRDRDRDRERERERDRDRREEHRSRH from the exons ATGGCCGACGTGGTCTTGGATCTGTACGCGGAGGACCTGGACAAGGACTTTGCCGGGCAGGCTCAG GACGAATTTGGTGGTGATGGAGTGGACCTATACGATGACATAGGCGGTCCCACCGAGGCTGCTGCTTCCGGTGGCGGGGGCGGCGGCACGCCCTCCGCAGATGGAGCCGCCGGACCAGGCTCCGGGGAGTCCGGAGAACGCATTTCCGGCGGTCCCAATGGAGTTTACCATCAGAGCGGTGGTAGCCTCACTCCGACAATGAACCGGCGGTACCAACTGTACGTAGGCAATCTTACTTGGTGGACCACTGACCAGGATATCGCCAACTCGCTGCGAGACATCGGCGTGAATGACCTGCAAGAGGTGAAGTTCTTTGAGAACCGAGCCAACGGCCAGTCGAAGGGCTTCAGCGTCATCTCGCTGGGATCCGAGTCCAGTCTGCGCGCCGTGCTCGACCAGCTGCCCAAGAAGGAGATGCACGGCCAGGCGCCGGTGGTTACGTACCCCAGCAAGCAGGCGCTCACCCAGTTCGAGAGTCTGCAGAAGACACGTCCGGTGCCGCCACCGCAGCAGAATGGACCGCCAAGGGGGCCTGCACCCCCCAGCATGGGCGGCGGGCCAATGCCCTCTGGACATCCAGGTGGACCGCAGGGAGGAGGACCGCCAGGGCATCCGCCACGTGGGATGAACTCCATCATGCAGCCGGGCCAGTACCGGCCGCAGCACATGTCGCAGGTGCCCCAGGTGGGCGGACCCAACTCCGGACCACCACGTATGCAG CCGCCGATGCATCCGCAAGGCGGGCTCATGGGCAACCAACAGCCGCCACCACGGTATCCGTCAGCGCAGGGCCAATGGCCAGGTCAGCGGCCAGGCGGACCACGACCAGGTCCACCGAACGGACCGCCGCAACGACCAATG TTCCAAGGAGGACCCATGGGCATGCCCGTTAGGGGTCCGCCGGGTCCCGACTGGCGTCGTCCGCCCATGCACGGTGGTTTCCCGCCGCAGGGACCGCCCAGAGGCCTTCCCCCAGCGCCAGGTCCGGGAGGACCACACGGCGCCCCCGCACCCCACGTGAATCCGGCGTTCTTTAACCAACCCGGCGGTCCTGCCCAGCATCCGGGCATGGGTGGTCCGCCCCACGGAGCCCCCGGTCCGCAGCCAGGCATGAATATGCCACCGCAGCAGGGCATGAACATGCCGCCGCAGCACGGACCGCCGCCCCAGTTCGCCCAGCATGGTCCGCGAGGTCCCTGGCCGCCACCGCAGGGTAAGCCACCGGGTCCCTTCCCCGATCCCCAGCAGATGGGTCCCCAACTCACGGAGGTGGAGTTCGAGGAGGTGATGAGCAGAAATCGCACAGTCAGCAGTTCAGCGATCGCCAG AGCTGTTTCTGATGCGGCCGCTGGTGAATATTCGAGCGCCATCGAGACGCTGGTCACGGCCATTTCACTGATCAAACAGTCCAAGGTAGCGCACGACGAGCGCTGCAAAATCCTGATCAGCTCGCTGCAGGACACGTTGCATGGCATTGAGGCGAAGAGCTACAACAGGCGCGAAAGGTCGCGGTCCAGGGAGCGATCCCATCGCAGTCGGCAGCGACGCGAGCGATCTACGTCTAGGTATCGCGAGCGTTCTAGGGAGCGAGAACGCGATCGGGATCGCGAGCGTGAACGGGATGGCGG TAGCTACCGGGAGCGGTCACGCAGCAGAGAACGGGAACGGCAAGCTCCAGATCACTACAGGGATGACAG CCGATCGGTACGTCCGCGAAAGTCCCCGGAGCCCGTTGTCGCCGAGGCTGCAGAAGCACCTTCCTCAAAGCGGTACTACGAGGACCGTGAAAGGTACCGATCATCAGACAGGGAGCGGCGCGACCGGGATCGGGACCGTGAACGTGAGCGGGAGCGCGATCGTGACAGGCGCGAGGAGCACCGTTCCCGGCATTGA
- the LOC119553721 gene encoding cleavage and polyadenylation specificity factor subunit 6 isoform X2, which produces MADVVLDLYAEDLDKDFAGQAQDEFGGDGVDLYDDIGGPTEAAASGGGGGGTPSADGAAGPGSGESGERISGGPNGVYHQSGGSLTPTMNRRYQLYVGNLTWWTTDQDIANSLRDIGVNDLQEVKFFENRANGQSKGFSVISLGSESSLRAVLDQLPKKEMHGQAPVVTYPSKQALTQFESLQKTRPVPPPQQNGPPRGPAPPSMGGGPMPSGHPGGPQGGGPPGHPPRGMNSIMQPGQYRPQHMSQVPQVGGPNSGPPRMQFQGGPMGMPVRGPPGPDWRRPPMHGGFPPQGPPRGLPPAPGPGGPHGAPAPHVNPAFFNQPGGPAQHPGMGGPPHGAPGPQPGMNMPPQQGMNMPPQHGPPPQFAQHGPRGPWPPPQGKPPGPFPDPQQMGPQLTEVEFEEVMSRNRTVSSSAIARAVSDAAAGEYSSAIETLVTAISLIKQSKVAHDERCKILISSLQDTLHGIEAKSYNRRERSRSRERSHRSRQRRERSTSRYRERSRERERDRDRERERDGGSYRERSRSRERERQAPDHYRDDSRSVRPRKSPEPVVAEAAEAPSSKRYYEDRERYRSSDRERRDRDRDRERERERDRDRREEHRSRH; this is translated from the exons ATGGCCGACGTGGTCTTGGATCTGTACGCGGAGGACCTGGACAAGGACTTTGCCGGGCAGGCTCAG GACGAATTTGGTGGTGATGGAGTGGACCTATACGATGACATAGGCGGTCCCACCGAGGCTGCTGCTTCCGGTGGCGGGGGCGGCGGCACGCCCTCCGCAGATGGAGCCGCCGGACCAGGCTCCGGGGAGTCCGGAGAACGCATTTCCGGCGGTCCCAATGGAGTTTACCATCAGAGCGGTGGTAGCCTCACTCCGACAATGAACCGGCGGTACCAACTGTACGTAGGCAATCTTACTTGGTGGACCACTGACCAGGATATCGCCAACTCGCTGCGAGACATCGGCGTGAATGACCTGCAAGAGGTGAAGTTCTTTGAGAACCGAGCCAACGGCCAGTCGAAGGGCTTCAGCGTCATCTCGCTGGGATCCGAGTCCAGTCTGCGCGCCGTGCTCGACCAGCTGCCCAAGAAGGAGATGCACGGCCAGGCGCCGGTGGTTACGTACCCCAGCAAGCAGGCGCTCACCCAGTTCGAGAGTCTGCAGAAGACACGTCCGGTGCCGCCACCGCAGCAGAATGGACCGCCAAGGGGGCCTGCACCCCCCAGCATGGGCGGCGGGCCAATGCCCTCTGGACATCCAGGTGGACCGCAGGGAGGAGGACCGCCAGGGCATCCGCCACGTGGGATGAACTCCATCATGCAGCCGGGCCAGTACCGGCCGCAGCACATGTCGCAGGTGCCCCAGGTGGGCGGACCCAACTCCGGACCACCACGTATGCAG TTCCAAGGAGGACCCATGGGCATGCCCGTTAGGGGTCCGCCGGGTCCCGACTGGCGTCGTCCGCCCATGCACGGTGGTTTCCCGCCGCAGGGACCGCCCAGAGGCCTTCCCCCAGCGCCAGGTCCGGGAGGACCACACGGCGCCCCCGCACCCCACGTGAATCCGGCGTTCTTTAACCAACCCGGCGGTCCTGCCCAGCATCCGGGCATGGGTGGTCCGCCCCACGGAGCCCCCGGTCCGCAGCCAGGCATGAATATGCCACCGCAGCAGGGCATGAACATGCCGCCGCAGCACGGACCGCCGCCCCAGTTCGCCCAGCATGGTCCGCGAGGTCCCTGGCCGCCACCGCAGGGTAAGCCACCGGGTCCCTTCCCCGATCCCCAGCAGATGGGTCCCCAACTCACGGAGGTGGAGTTCGAGGAGGTGATGAGCAGAAATCGCACAGTCAGCAGTTCAGCGATCGCCAG AGCTGTTTCTGATGCGGCCGCTGGTGAATATTCGAGCGCCATCGAGACGCTGGTCACGGCCATTTCACTGATCAAACAGTCCAAGGTAGCGCACGACGAGCGCTGCAAAATCCTGATCAGCTCGCTGCAGGACACGTTGCATGGCATTGAGGCGAAGAGCTACAACAGGCGCGAAAGGTCGCGGTCCAGGGAGCGATCCCATCGCAGTCGGCAGCGACGCGAGCGATCTACGTCTAGGTATCGCGAGCGTTCTAGGGAGCGAGAACGCGATCGGGATCGCGAGCGTGAACGGGATGGCGG TAGCTACCGGGAGCGGTCACGCAGCAGAGAACGGGAACGGCAAGCTCCAGATCACTACAGGGATGACAG CCGATCGGTACGTCCGCGAAAGTCCCCGGAGCCCGTTGTCGCCGAGGCTGCAGAAGCACCTTCCTCAAAGCGGTACTACGAGGACCGTGAAAGGTACCGATCATCAGACAGGGAGCGGCGCGACCGGGATCGGGACCGTGAACGTGAGCGGGAGCGCGATCGTGACAGGCGCGAGGAGCACCGTTCCCGGCATTGA
- the LOC119553721 gene encoding cleavage and polyadenylation specificity factor subunit 6 isoform X3, with product MADVVLDLYAEDLDKDFAGQAQDEFGGDGVDLYDDIGGPTEAAASGGGGGGTPSADGAAGPGSGESGERISGGPNGVYHQSGGSLTPTMNRRYQLYVGNLTWWTTDQDIANSLRDIGVNDLQEVKFFENRANGQSKGFSVISLGSESSLRAVLDQLPKKEMHGQAPVVTYPSKQALTQFESLQKTRPVPPPQQNGPPRGPAPPSMGGGPMPSGHPGGPQGGGPPGHPPRGMNSIMQPGQYRPQHMSQVPQVGGPNSGPPRMQPPMHPQGGLMGNQQPPPRYPSAQGQWPGQRPGGPRPGPPNGPPQRPMFQGGPMGMPVRGPPGPDWRRPPMHGGFPPQGPPRGLPPAPGPGGPHGAPAPHVNPAFFNQPGGPAQHPGMGGPPHGAPGPQPGMNMPPQQGMNMPPQHGPPPQFAQHGPRGPWPPPQGKPPGPFPDPQQMGPQLTEVEFEEVMSRNRTVSSSAIARAVSDAAAGEYSSAIETLVTAISLIKQSKVAHDERCKILISSLQDTLHGIEAKSYNRRERSRSRERSHRSRQRRERSTSRYRERSRERERDRDRERERDGGSYRERSRSRERERQAPDHYRDDSKTQKNSMS from the exons ATGGCCGACGTGGTCTTGGATCTGTACGCGGAGGACCTGGACAAGGACTTTGCCGGGCAGGCTCAG GACGAATTTGGTGGTGATGGAGTGGACCTATACGATGACATAGGCGGTCCCACCGAGGCTGCTGCTTCCGGTGGCGGGGGCGGCGGCACGCCCTCCGCAGATGGAGCCGCCGGACCAGGCTCCGGGGAGTCCGGAGAACGCATTTCCGGCGGTCCCAATGGAGTTTACCATCAGAGCGGTGGTAGCCTCACTCCGACAATGAACCGGCGGTACCAACTGTACGTAGGCAATCTTACTTGGTGGACCACTGACCAGGATATCGCCAACTCGCTGCGAGACATCGGCGTGAATGACCTGCAAGAGGTGAAGTTCTTTGAGAACCGAGCCAACGGCCAGTCGAAGGGCTTCAGCGTCATCTCGCTGGGATCCGAGTCCAGTCTGCGCGCCGTGCTCGACCAGCTGCCCAAGAAGGAGATGCACGGCCAGGCGCCGGTGGTTACGTACCCCAGCAAGCAGGCGCTCACCCAGTTCGAGAGTCTGCAGAAGACACGTCCGGTGCCGCCACCGCAGCAGAATGGACCGCCAAGGGGGCCTGCACCCCCCAGCATGGGCGGCGGGCCAATGCCCTCTGGACATCCAGGTGGACCGCAGGGAGGAGGACCGCCAGGGCATCCGCCACGTGGGATGAACTCCATCATGCAGCCGGGCCAGTACCGGCCGCAGCACATGTCGCAGGTGCCCCAGGTGGGCGGACCCAACTCCGGACCACCACGTATGCAG CCGCCGATGCATCCGCAAGGCGGGCTCATGGGCAACCAACAGCCGCCACCACGGTATCCGTCAGCGCAGGGCCAATGGCCAGGTCAGCGGCCAGGCGGACCACGACCAGGTCCACCGAACGGACCGCCGCAACGACCAATG TTCCAAGGAGGACCCATGGGCATGCCCGTTAGGGGTCCGCCGGGTCCCGACTGGCGTCGTCCGCCCATGCACGGTGGTTTCCCGCCGCAGGGACCGCCCAGAGGCCTTCCCCCAGCGCCAGGTCCGGGAGGACCACACGGCGCCCCCGCACCCCACGTGAATCCGGCGTTCTTTAACCAACCCGGCGGTCCTGCCCAGCATCCGGGCATGGGTGGTCCGCCCCACGGAGCCCCCGGTCCGCAGCCAGGCATGAATATGCCACCGCAGCAGGGCATGAACATGCCGCCGCAGCACGGACCGCCGCCCCAGTTCGCCCAGCATGGTCCGCGAGGTCCCTGGCCGCCACCGCAGGGTAAGCCACCGGGTCCCTTCCCCGATCCCCAGCAGATGGGTCCCCAACTCACGGAGGTGGAGTTCGAGGAGGTGATGAGCAGAAATCGCACAGTCAGCAGTTCAGCGATCGCCAG AGCTGTTTCTGATGCGGCCGCTGGTGAATATTCGAGCGCCATCGAGACGCTGGTCACGGCCATTTCACTGATCAAACAGTCCAAGGTAGCGCACGACGAGCGCTGCAAAATCCTGATCAGCTCGCTGCAGGACACGTTGCATGGCATTGAGGCGAAGAGCTACAACAGGCGCGAAAGGTCGCGGTCCAGGGAGCGATCCCATCGCAGTCGGCAGCGACGCGAGCGATCTACGTCTAGGTATCGCGAGCGTTCTAGGGAGCGAGAACGCGATCGGGATCGCGAGCGTGAACGGGATGGCGG TAGCTACCGGGAGCGGTCACGCAGCAGAGAACGGGAACGGCAAGCTCCAGATCACTACAGGGATGACAG TAAAACTCAGAAAAATTCCATGTCCTAG
- the LOC119554883 gene encoding uncharacterized protein LOC119554883: protein MICVSRLVVINLPSVWPPTRSTRSEKKDAKAGCQQSGLKDFQRPLQFHTKRGYIKWFSKLSRCQRTRSFSGRMQPRL, encoded by the exons ATGATTTGCGTATCACGTCTGGTTGTAATAAACTTGCCCAGTGTCTGGCCACCAACGAGAAGTACTCGTTCGGAAAAGAAGGATGCCAAGG CTGGCTGCCAACAATCTGGACTGAAGGATTTCCAGCGACCTTTGCAGTTTCACACTAAAAGAGGCTACATCAAGTGGTTTAGCAAGCTGAGTCGCTGCCAGAGAACTCGTAGCTTTTCGGGAAGAATGCAGCCCAGATTGTAG
- the LOC119553776 gene encoding uncharacterized protein LOC119553776 — protein sequence MKKRRITSSAGDPDEYGYGLDQRIPTRFGFRIALRRGARVCHAARLLKDLQPLLALIAGFGMIGACAAVGYSYARFEGPVAGPEHLVTVHDGRTVDYVARPEYSFAYGVEDGKTRVLQNRKETRNGDEVRGVYSVVDPDGTLRVVKYTADDANGFQAEVITNGVKTLHGHGYEGDAGGGAVDNQVRHDSSEAQEAAEEEEEEATPHRAAPHQGNGQYKVHEDYDEGGGEGEKDEEGEEEGDHQEYEGSSEEGYVEADAHSQQEEASSEDY from the exons ATGAAGAAGCGACGCATAACCAGCTCAGCTGGAGACCCAGATGAGTATGGATATGGACTCGATCAGCGGATTCCAACTCGTTTTGGCTTCCGCATTGCGTTGCGGAGAGGGGCACGCGTTTGCCACGCGGCGCGGCTCCTCAAAGATTTGCAGCCCCTGTTGGCGCTAATTGCTGGATTCGGAATGATCGGCGCATGCGCAGCGGTTGGCTACTCCTATGCGAGATTCGAGGGTCCGGTGGCGGGACCGGAGCACCTGGTCACCGTCCACGACGGACGCACCGTCGACTATGTGGCCCGTCCCGAGTACAGCTTCGCCTATGGCGTCGAGGATGGCAAGACGCGCGTGCTGCAGAATCGCAAGGAGACGCGGAACGGCGACGAGGTGCGCGGCGTCTACAG CGTAGTCGATCCGGATGGCACCTTGCGTGTGGTTAAATACACGGCCGACGATGCCAACGGCTTTCAAGCTGAGGTTATTACGAACGGTGTGAAAACGCTGCACGGCCATGGGTACGAGGGGGATGCGGGTGGCGGAGCGGTGGACAACCAGGTGAGGCACGACAGCTCCGAGGCCCAGGAagcggcggaggaggaggaggaggaggcgacGCCTCACAGAGCTGCGCCCCACCAGGGAAACGGCCAGTACAAGGTGCACGAAGATTACGACGAAGGCGGCGGCGAGGGGGAAAAGGACGAGGAGGGGGAGGAGGAGGGAGATCACCAGGAGTACGAGGGCAGCAGCGAGGAAGGATACGTCGAGGCAGATGCTCACAGTCAGCAGGAGGAGGCCAGCAGCGAGGATTACTAG
- the LOC119553779 gene encoding cuticle protein 8, whose amino-acid sequence MKYFVAIALLFAAAQAVPIELGHYAPALVHHAPILSHAVHAVHAEPVAYPKYSFNYGIKDPHTGDIKSQAEERDGDVVKGQYSLVEPDGSVRTVDYTADDHNGFNAVVHKTAPTKIIAHAPVLHAAPVLAHAPLLHHY is encoded by the exons ATGAAG TACTTTGTTGCCATCGCTCTGCTGTTCGCCGCCGCTCAGGCCGTTCCCATCGAGCTGGGCCACTACGCCCCTGCGTTGGTGCACCATGCGCCCATCCTGTCGCACGCCGTCCATGCCGTCCACGCCGAGCCGGTGGCCTATCCCAAGTACTCCTTCAACTACGGCATCAAGGATCCCCACACCGGCGACATCAAGTCGCAGGCCGAGGAGCGCGACGGCGATGTGGTGAAGG GCCAGTACTCCCTGGTTGAGCCCGATGGTTCGGTGCGTACCGTCGACTACACCGCCGACGACCACAATGGCTTCAACGCCGTGGTCCACAAGACCGCCCCCACCAAGATCATCGCCCACGCGCCCGTGCTGCACGCCGCCCCCGTGCTCGCCCACGCCCCCCTGCTGCACCATTACTAA